In Bombus vancouverensis nearcticus chromosome 12, iyBomVanc1_principal, whole genome shotgun sequence, the genomic stretch CACACCTGTGGAACGAGGGATAAGAGACGTGCCACGATATGTTGGCTGTCCGAATGACGATGGCGTCGTTTCAAAAAAGGCGGGTTCGATAATCGATATACATAAAGAATAAATGCATTCTGAAACCTCGCTCGTTAGTTTCCCGTGCTTTAAATAGAAACAGTAGAATAAAATTGCATTAGTTGTAACACTATGTTAGGCAAACGACCTTCTGCAACATTGATAATTCATTTTCAACAAAGTATACGCATACATACGTTCTTTCAACGTTGAACGATCAGAGTTACTCTCTTTCGCCTACAGTTTCCATCATTTACACCACGTTAAACCAATACGCACCGTTGCCCAACAGACTTTGATTTATCACACTTCTGCTTAAAGAAGGCGGATATTCATCCACTATGTCATCCGGAGATTTACCATACCTCAATAAACCAAGCTCGATTATAAACCTCTCTTGGTACTTAATTTATACGTTTGCTCACACTTTGATGCACTAGTCTGATaaactttaaataaaaatctacgaGTACagatttctcttttctttcacaATTGCAGCAACTCCTCTTATTATCGTAATGTTTTTAAAATACGCCGATTTAAATCAAATATCGTGGATAGAATTTTTGCTCTTCTCTCTTCGAATTTGTCGTTACAATATCGCAGATTCGAAGCAATTAGAGACctgaaaaagaaagaggagtaaTTCTCTAACCAAAGCAGTTAATTTCACTCCTTGTAGTTAATTATGGCTATGTCAGAATCCGCATCTGTAGCTGTACACTGACTTGTCATACGTCACGTCTACTGTTCCACACCTGTGCTTCATCATGCATATGCCAGAACTGAGTTAGATAACCGTAATATCATCATAAATTGTCCAAGGGTCGATCATTGCTCTCATCGTATCTTCATCTCTAACCTGTTTTCAGAATTTATCCTTGTACTAACACGAAACGACACTTCCCATATTTTTAGACGACACGTGTTCACTGAATTTTTATCGTTAAATCGTTTATGTAATTCGTAAATCTTTACGCGGAAATTCCTAATTATATTCGTTAAGGTGTGATGGATTCACGTTTCGTCGACCGTAGCTCGCGTAATCGAAGGATTAAATATCATGTGGTATAAATATTGATCACGGTCTCATTGTCTCTCCAGTTCCGTTTAAAGGCTGCGCGTAAAAATAACTCACCATGACGCGAGACACGAACGAGGCGTTCCAGGCAAAGAAAGATAACCAGGATGAGAAAATAGTAAATGGAAGCTGGGAGAGAAATGAAGATGGATAGGGTGATTACTGTAAACCAGGGATTTAACGCAAACTGATTCGTGCATCACGCTTGCAAACAACGGGCCGAAGTCTACATTAATCAAGCGGTAGTTtaacttttaatttaatatccaacattttcatcttttttctttcagaGGAGTGCAAGAATCAGGACATGTTCCCAACCGAGAAGCAGCTCAAGTTGAACCCAGGATTAAACACTGTAGTCAGTAAGTGAAACTAAATTACCAGCGTActgttctctctttttttaaattctttttcgaaGAATCATCCACTTGAAATACGCTTGCTCGAAATACACGGAgacatttgtttaaaaaatgcaTTATCATTGTGGACCTTATACAAAATGAAACCTACATGTGCTTGACGTAATTGAAAGATAGACGAtactattaattataaaagaaatttatgAAAGCATCGCCACACTTGAATTACTCTCAATTTATCACTTGCAGATTATTCGAGGACACAGGCATCGTTCGCGATAATCAGCCTATTCGTGATGATAATGGGCTTTTCTTTCTCGATCTACACGTTTCGTAATCCACGATATATGTTCAAACGATTGGCTGGTGGAATACATTTCATTAGTGGTAATTAACACAATTACTAGTTTAATTTAGTAACTGTCATGGATACAGATTTATTATTGGTTTATTGAATCACTGCATTTTTTGTTCTATCTCTCGCTCTATGTTTCGTTCTATTAACGCGAAGATCTCGTAAATTTCCGATCTAGCGTTTAATTTTTAGTAGCTCTACGTATAATAGATCTCAAAGCTGTGTGTTTTATTATCCTTGACTTACGACGTTTTAACGATCCAATCAtcgtttttatttcgtttcagcCGCTTGTAACATGGTGGTGATACAAGTGCTTCTGTCCTCGAACGAGTTCGAAAGCAAACATGTACACACGACATTTCCAAAGGATGCAACCAGGAGGTACGGCTTTTCTCTGATTCTGGCCTGGATAGTATTTCTCTGCAACCTGTTCGCGGGTTGTGCCTTTATAGTGTTCTCCAGGAAGCGAAAGAGGGACAAGGCACCGACGGAAGAAATTGCGATGGCTGACGAACCGACCATAATCGGTCGTTGATTCGTCTTCGATTATTTCCTAATAATTGATAAATTCGTCGTACGTTGTTGAAGACTGTCGCCTGTGCGAGAGGAAATTTGTGATTCATGGAGTGAATTCGATGAAAGTAAAAGACGCGAACGTACTACATATCGTGCGTAACTAAATCATGTGGAGACAATCGTTCAAAGATTGCTTGAAACAATAAGCGAACGATAGCAAGCTTGTAGCTGTAAGTGTCTTAAGAAAACGTTTTAAGAAAATGGATAAAGTGCTGAATGCATTTTGTgacgaaaagaagaagaaattggaTATCGGTGCATTTGTATGGTAATTTTAATTCTGATTATCTTTATGGTTAAATAACTAACTTTCGCATACATTTCTCTATCCAGTTCGGCAACACTGTTAACGTTATTGTTAAAAGACAGAACGTAAATGTACTTCGATATTCAATTTTCCATCTCCCCCAGGTGGTTGGATTAATCGATGCTATTGTATCGATACTctaagagaaaaatatattgaacatTTTGTAAACAggatagaaataatttattgacAACAGATACTATTTTTCTATCATATCGGAATATGGAAGTTCAGAATACTGGGACCATTTAACAGAAATTGAAATATCCCTCGTCGAATATCTGCCAAAACGAGCGTAATAAATTTaacgtaaataaaaattttaaaagcaACTTGTTTGCAAGGCGTTGATATTAAAACTCGGCTCGAAGCAAAGCTTTCAATGAACGATTACATGCGTATTTGAATAAATGGTAACTGAGTACGAAAATAAGATATTATATACAACAATCAGATTCTGAGATAACCACCAaactatttatttttttacacgAAAGTGTATATTTTTCTACCTTCTTCAACAATATACTCGTGAACTTTAAAGACTAGAGATATAGTAAAcgagaaaatattttgaatCTTCTCGACGTAATTTGCgatatgtatatgtaacaaTGTTGAAAAGACAATATTTCTCTATAAATAGATATTCGATATTCTAGGTGAAACTCGGTGTCGAAATTATGCCCAAAGAAGAAGATAGATATTTAGAAATAGGAATGCCGAAACAATTAGTAGTTACCCATATTCTCTGTGCAATCTATCAAGTCTAGAAACTATTTtggaataaccttataccataagTGAAAGCTATTGTATTAATTAAACTCAGAGAACAACGTTCAATTATGAAACTTCACGAACCAGCAATTTTGGGGGAGTTAGAAATGGAATTATTTCGAGATACACGAGAATATTACAAGTTCTTGGATAGAATGGAATTATTGTTAGTTACGCGAATTAAAACAAGTTTAATTAGCAATTAACTAATTGCTAATAAGCGCGATATATTCGTATGTAATATACGTGTAATTTTGAAAATCTTGATATTTAACAGAAGGAAGAGTGTCGCTTATTTTTGCCAAGGTCCATAATTTTATTACGTgtctaaaaaataatttatgtacTTAAAAAGCTTACGCTtaagttatttaattattattacataacaTTAGCTATTTAATTAaggaataataattaaattattttttatcgaaagcAAGCAATTAAGATGCGTAAAAGACTTAAGGACCTGAGTAAAGTTACGATGGTTATTAGGTAAATTTACGATTCTAGTCATCAAAGATGCTACACCAATTGTACAATGACTAAGCGAATGAAATATTTGCACAAAAGTATGCTTAATATCAAGATATTCCGCTACTTCAAATGATTATTTATTAAGTATCATGATGCTAGTCGGTAGAGATTTAATATTCAATCGTACAACTTTTACATTAAGATTTATCTTAACACTCGTTAAGGGTACGTTAATCAAAGTTCAAAGACATGATTCTTCATGTAAAAGATTATAGAAGATTAATTCTATGTAAATAATATCACGCCCAATCTTTATCTCTCGATAAATTGAGAATGGTGCAAGTGAAATATTATCGAACTGTAAATTGTTTCTCTACTTACTTACTCGTACAAAGTGTTCGTGTTTCAAGTATAAATTTTTCGAAACGAGATATCTGCTTTTTGCACTATTCTTATTTTCAAGCGTTCGATTACAGGAAGTTTCAGCAACTTT encodes the following:
- the LOC117160859 gene encoding transmembrane protein 114, yielding MASRMKALYNQVIFERRILLGCTVLVGLSVCIWSIAIGTDHWFTVEAPDEGGLPLGDPSKGRRLIYKHMGLWRGCVEGTMPQSENSTEMIPYKECKNQDMFPTEKQLKLNPGLNTVVNYSRTQASFAIISLFVMIMGFSFSIYTFRNPRYMFKRLAGGIHFISAACNMVVIQVLLSSNEFESKHVHTTFPKDATRRYGFSLILAWIVFLCNLFAGCAFIVFSRKRKRDKAPTEEIAMADEPTIIGR